A genomic region of Daphnia carinata strain CSIRO-1 chromosome 5, CSIRO_AGI_Dcar_HiC_V3, whole genome shotgun sequence contains the following coding sequences:
- the LOC130697076 gene encoding uncharacterized protein LOC130697076: protein MQRSAVTFVLMALAVTVNSANINTSKSKVVTTTQDPDEAIDQGDPFQYSYAVEAEPTVNDTRVRQSKAESSDGQEVIGQYKVLLPDGRLQTVSYTSGPNGYKATVKYVQLGMENFVASSTESNGRSFTMSRAAPNPTTTTTTTTTTTTTTSIPVVEQAAVERQQTQRQSEAIDSRTSTSSSRSRQRVNRTRGERLRSSQTFGTSSSAVRVEDETGIESMASRLRPSSSRPFGMKTTWKFDGNRQHPDDAFQTDLN from the exons ATGCAACGGTCGGCTGTCACCTTCGTCCTGATGGCGTTGGCCGTTACAGTTAACTCGGCCAACATTAATACTTCCAAATCGAAAGTAGTTACAACTACACAAGATCCCGATGAGGCAATCGAccag GGCGATCCGTTCCAGTATTCATATGCCGTCGAAGCCGAACCGACTGTCAACGACACTCGCGTTAGACAATCTAAAGCAGAAAGCAGTGACGGCCAAGAAGTTATCGGTCAATACAAAGTACTCCTGCCAGACGGGCGACTTCAAACCGTATCCTACACATCTGGACCGAACGGCTACAAAGCTACAGTCAAATATGTTCAGCTTGGTATGGAAAATTTCGTGGCATCATCGACGGAATCCAACGGCAGATCTTTCACTATGAGCCGGGCAGCTCCAAACCcaacgacgacaacaacaacaacaacaacaacgacgactACTACAAGTATTCCTGTTGTTGAGCAAGCGGCAGTTGAGCGACAGCAAACGCAGAGGCAGTCGGAAGCGATCGATAGCCGGACGAGCACGAGCTCCAGTCGATCCAGGCAGCGCGTTAATCGGACGCGAGGTGAACGATTGCGTTCTTCACAGACGTTCGGCACGAGTTCGTCTGCCGTGAGAGTTGAAGATGAAACTGGAATTGAATCGATGGCTAGCCGACTGAGACCATCGTCTTCTCGTCCATTCGGAATGAAAACGACGTGGAAATTCGATGGAAATCGACAACATCCCGACGATGCCTTCCAAACTGATTTGAATTaa
- the LOC130696080 gene encoding adhesive plaque matrix protein-like, whose product MFARVLICVAQLIAQAYSYGYQPPAQPNYYPQPAQPHYNQPIYQQPSYTTAKPYYTTTAKPYYTTTAEPYYPTTTYPTTPYYTTTYPTTSYYTTSRPTYEKATTSYYQQPTYYTTTKAYYVQPSYTPAYYPDNYDAKENGWYNYAFKFNVNDYGNEQSRSETHENSVTRGQYTVSLPDGRKQIVNYEADQNGYRAEVSYEPAGSNQYSDMENYYSTSKYGSSQYDYQTTPAYINY is encoded by the exons ATGTTTGCCCGTGTGTTG ATATGCGTGGCACAGCTGATTGCTCAGGCCTATTCCTATGGTTACCAGCCACCCGCCCAGCCGAATTACTACCCACAACCTGCCCAGCCTCATTACAATCAACCTATTTATCAGCAGCCGAGTTACACGACTGCCAAAccatactacaccacaacagCCAAaccgtactacaccacaacagCCGAACCTTATTATCCGACGACAACTTATCCGACGACgccttactacaccacgaccTACCCCACGACTTCGTACTACACGACGAGCAGACCGACGTACGAAAAGGCAACAACTAGTTACTACCAACAACCAACTTACTACACAACGACCAAAGCCTACTACGTGCAACCATCCTACACTCCTGCTTACTACCCCGACAACTACGATGCTAAAGAAAAC GGGTGGTACAACTATGCTTTCAAGTTCAACGTTAACGATTATGGTAACGAGCAATCGAGAAGCGAAACTCACGAGAATTCCGTTACCCGCGGACAGTACACCGTGAGCTTACCTGACGGACGTAAGCAAATTGTCAACTACGAAGCGGACCAGAACGGTTATCGAGCTGAAGTGTCTTACGAGCCTGCAGGTAGCAATCAATACAGCGACATGGAAAATTATTACAGTACATCAAAATACGGCTCGTCTCAATATGATTATCAAACGACGCCGGCCTACATCAactattga